A genomic segment from candidate division KSB1 bacterium encodes:
- a CDS encoding carbamate kinase codes for MTQKRIVVALGGNAITREFEDGNIAQQFANTRRSLIGITEIIKDGSILALTHGNGPQVGNYLIRVEATRDKVTPIPLGVMVADLCGGMGYMITQSLQNKLIVQNIAREVTTIPAQVIVDKNDPSILNPTKFVGSFYKEEQAKKIQKERNWTMKEDTGRGWRRVVPSPMPISIVEKEIIKDLFDRGVIVVTVGGGGIPVYITEEKTYEGVDAVIDKDLSSAVLAKELEADELHLLTAVEKVALNFGTPRQEYLDSLTVEEAKIYLNECQFPKGSMGPKIYSAINFLESGGKKVIITSVEKHLAALEGRTGTTIHN; via the coding sequence ATGACTCAAAAGCGGATCGTTGTTGCATTAGGGGGTAATGCAATTACACGGGAATTTGAAGATGGCAATATTGCTCAGCAATTTGCTAATACACGCAGAAGTCTTATAGGTATTACTGAAATAATTAAAGATGGAAGCATACTGGCGCTTACACATGGTAATGGTCCCCAAGTTGGTAATTATTTAATAAGAGTTGAAGCGACAAGAGACAAGGTGACACCAATTCCCCTTGGTGTTATGGTTGCGGATTTATGTGGCGGTATGGGATATATGATTACCCAATCCCTACAAAATAAGTTAATTGTGCAAAATATAGCTAGAGAAGTTACTACAATTCCAGCCCAGGTTATTGTTGACAAAAATGATCCTTCAATTCTGAATCCCACCAAATTTGTTGGTAGTTTTTATAAAGAGGAGCAAGCAAAGAAGATTCAAAAAGAACGAAACTGGACTATGAAAGAAGACACCGGTAGAGGGTGGCGCCGGGTAGTCCCTTCACCGATGCCGATTTCAATTGTCGAAAAAGAAATAATAAAAGATCTTTTTGATAGGGGAGTGATCGTTGTTACAGTTGGGGGAGGCGGTATACCGGTTTACATTACCGAAGAAAAAACCTATGAAGGGGTTGATGCAGTTATCGACAAAGATTTGTCTTCGGCTGTGTTAGCTAAAGAACTCGAAGCAGATGAATTGCACCTTCTAACAGCAGTTGAGAAAGTAGCATTGAATTTCGGTACTCCAAGACAAGAATATTTAGATTCGCTTACCGTTGAGGAAGCAAAAATATATTTGAATGAATGTCAATTTCCTAAAGGAAGCATGGGACCCAAAATATATTCCGCGATTAATTTTCTAGAATCCGGAGGGAAAAAAGTGATTATCACTTCGGTCGAAAAGCATTTAGCCGCTTTAGAAGGAAGAACAGGAACTACAATTCATAACTAG
- a CDS encoding 50S ribosomal protein L28: MARRCDICGKGPLTGNHVSHAHNLTKRRWLPNLQKVRANIEGKVKKLTVCTSCIRSGKVQKAA, from the coding sequence ATGGCAAGAAGATGTGATATTTGTGGCAAAGGCCCTTTAACAGGTAACCATGTAAGCCATGCTCACAATTTAACAAAAAGAAGATGGTTACCAAATCTACAAAAAGTTCGTGCTAATATCGAAGGTAAAGTCAAAAAATTAACTGTTTGTACTTCTTGTATTCGTTCCGGGAAAGTACAAAAGGCAGCATAA
- the ftsZ gene encoding cell division protein FtsZ translates to MSIAIDYDQEIEAKARMKVIGVGGAGGNALNRMIEAQLQGVDFIAINTDTQALESSHAAHKIQIGKKLTKGLGAGADPEIGRLAVEEDRESLAAIIADTDMVFITAGMGGGTGTGAAPVVAEIAKEMGALTVAIVTKPFQFEGVKRAKRALEGIAKLREKIDTLITIPNQRLFSIVPKGTTLLEAFKIADDILLHATQGISDLITVPGLINLDFADVKTVMAEMGSALMGTGQASGPDRAQEAATIAIASPLLEDISMEGAKGLLINITGGLDLTLDDIKNAASVISESAGSEANIFFGAIIDEKIKDEIHVTVIATGLDDELNKNYSENQNPFQDIIGARRKVLDIPAFKRKEAKVFEEEISNNGGDEVDVYDIPAYLRKRKMGETS, encoded by the coding sequence ATGTCTATAGCAATAGATTACGATCAAGAAATTGAAGCAAAAGCCAGGATGAAAGTTATCGGGGTCGGCGGCGCCGGGGGAAATGCATTAAATCGAATGATAGAAGCTCAGTTGCAAGGAGTTGACTTTATCGCAATAAATACGGATACTCAAGCTTTGGAATCAAGTCATGCTGCCCATAAAATTCAGATTGGTAAAAAGCTGACGAAAGGGTTGGGAGCCGGTGCTGATCCTGAAATTGGCCGGCTAGCGGTCGAAGAAGATCGTGAGTCTTTAGCTGCAATAATTGCAGACACCGACATGGTCTTTATTACCGCCGGAATGGGTGGCGGTACAGGAACCGGGGCTGCCCCTGTGGTTGCTGAAATAGCGAAGGAAATGGGAGCCTTAACAGTGGCGATTGTTACCAAGCCGTTTCAGTTTGAAGGTGTAAAACGAGCGAAACGAGCATTAGAAGGAATAGCTAAACTAAGAGAAAAAATTGATACGTTAATTACTATTCCTAATCAACGACTGTTCTCAATTGTGCCAAAAGGCACCACGCTTCTTGAAGCCTTTAAAATAGCTGATGATATTTTATTACATGCAACCCAAGGAATATCTGATCTCATAACAGTGCCGGGATTGATAAATTTGGATTTTGCAGATGTTAAAACCGTAATGGCTGAAATGGGTTCTGCTTTGATGGGTACCGGACAAGCATCAGGACCAGACCGGGCACAAGAAGCTGCTACTATCGCTATTGCCAGTCCACTTCTTGAGGATATTTCTATGGAAGGCGCGAAGGGTCTTTTGATTAATATCACCGGTGGCTTAGACCTTACTTTGGACGACATAAAAAATGCAGCATCTGTTATATCCGAATCCGCAGGCTCTGAAGCAAATATATTCTTTGGAGCAATCATAGATGAAAAAATCAAAGATGAAATTCATGTAACTGTGATTGCAACAGGATTGGATGATGAGCTAAATAAGAATTATTCTGAGAATCAAAATCCTTTTCAAGATATTATTGGCGCAAGGCGTAAAGTCTTAGATATTCCCGCTTTTAAACGAAAAGAGGCAAAAGTATTTGAAGAAGAGATTTCTAATAACGGTGGCGATGAAGTAGATGTCTATGATATTCCGGCATATTTGCGCAAAAGGAAAATGGGCGAAACATCCTAA
- the ftsA gene encoding cell division protein FtsA: protein MTRKTFINDSLDLFNSTLEKSNGNRRSAYPDAWRQSTTGKPLRKDRELGEIIVGLDIGTNKIAVIVAEIDEIEGMKIIGVGVSPSEGLRRGVVVNLDKTVQSIEKSVKEAELMSGIEIESVYVGIAGDHIRSINSRGVVAVSGGNREISEDDVQRVIDAAKAVSLPIDREIIHVIPQEFIVDDQSGIKNPVGFSGVRLEAEVHIVTGAVTSAQNIYRCVQRTGLKARSLVLEPLASSFAVLGDDEKEIGIGLLDLGGGTTDIALIFEGSIRHTAVIGLGGKNVTNDIAQGLRTPIDRAEEIKLKYGCALSCKQMNGETIEVPGVGGRSSTMVPKSVLTEIIQPRIEEILMLAKREIQRSEYADFLNAGIVLTGGGSMLESIGELAEQIFDTPVKLGIPQGFGGLVGLARSPIHATGIGLIHYGLTYKNEDMQLDEGDESENFQSILSWMKRLVKDLF, encoded by the coding sequence ATGACTAGGAAAACATTTATTAACGATTCTTTAGATTTATTCAATAGTACGTTGGAAAAATCCAATGGAAATCGTCGGTCTGCCTACCCTGATGCATGGAGGCAATCAACTACTGGAAAGCCTTTGCGGAAAGACCGGGAATTGGGAGAAATCATTGTGGGTTTGGATATTGGTACAAATAAGATTGCAGTAATTGTTGCAGAAATCGATGAAATAGAAGGCATGAAAATCATCGGTGTTGGAGTTTCCCCTTCAGAAGGATTGCGAAGAGGGGTTGTGGTCAACCTGGATAAAACAGTTCAATCAATTGAAAAGTCAGTTAAAGAAGCTGAGTTGATGTCTGGTATTGAAATTGAATCGGTCTATGTTGGTATTGCAGGTGACCATATTCGAAGTATTAACAGCAGGGGAGTGGTTGCAGTATCCGGCGGGAATCGTGAAATCAGCGAAGATGACGTTCAAAGAGTCATCGATGCAGCTAAAGCGGTATCATTGCCGATTGATCGCGAAATTATTCATGTCATTCCCCAGGAATTTATTGTAGATGATCAAAGTGGTATTAAAAATCCAGTAGGGTTTTCAGGCGTTCGGTTAGAGGCGGAAGTTCATATTGTAACCGGTGCAGTAACTTCGGCTCAAAATATTTATCGCTGTGTCCAGAGAACCGGTTTGAAAGCCCGGAGCCTGGTGTTAGAGCCCCTGGCCTCGAGCTTTGCTGTATTAGGTGATGATGAAAAAGAAATAGGCATTGGTTTACTCGATTTGGGCGGTGGAACAACCGATATCGCATTAATTTTCGAAGGTAGCATTCGACATACTGCAGTCATCGGTCTTGGCGGAAAAAATGTCACGAATGATATTGCCCAGGGACTTCGAACTCCGATTGACAGGGCGGAAGAAATTAAATTGAAATATGGTTGCGCTTTATCCTGTAAGCAAATGAATGGTGAAACTATTGAAGTTCCGGGTGTCGGAGGTCGCTCTTCAACCATGGTCCCCAAATCAGTATTAACTGAAATTATTCAACCAAGAATCGAAGAAATACTAATGCTAGCAAAAAGAGAAATTCAAAGGTCTGAATATGCAGATTTTTTAAACGCCGGTATTGTTTTAACAGGTGGGGGTTCAATGTTGGAATCTATTGGAGAGTTAGCCGAACAAATTTTTGATACACCGGTAAAGCTAGGCATCCCCCAGGGATTCGGAGGTTTGGTAGGTCTTGCCAGATCACCTATCCATGCAACCGGAATAGGTCTCATTCATTATGGACTCACATATAAAAATGAAGATATGCAACTTGATGAGGGTGATGAGTCTGAGAATTTCCAATCAATACTAAGCTGGATGAAAAGATTAGTGAAGGATTTATTTTAG
- a CDS encoding FtsQ-type POTRA domain-containing protein has translation MKKKIKLIRGATLVVVIIGMVFIVLQINNWVAISDTFSLQAIEVNGNRLIKTEDILGQFNLDNGVNVTNLNLAKIQQSIEKHPYVKAALVSRRLPSSLQIDIIERKPVAYISQSGKPLSATDREGTLLPLGTGILLGSLPVITGIEDLPNDVGKLIKSDRVTKAIDLLMSNQKISTAYYQSFSEVHYDPKTGYVLYFNDGRFPVLFGRENFSKKAEKNFIFINKIKSENRYNKLSYVDLRFEDQVVANFN, from the coding sequence ATGAAGAAAAAGATTAAGTTAATCCGTGGGGCTACATTGGTAGTCGTAATTATCGGGATGGTGTTTATTGTTTTGCAAATTAATAATTGGGTTGCGATTAGTGATACTTTTTCTTTACAAGCGATAGAAGTGAATGGTAACCGGCTTATCAAAACTGAAGATATATTAGGTCAATTTAATTTGGATAATGGGGTTAATGTTACAAATCTAAACCTAGCTAAAATCCAACAATCTATTGAGAAGCACCCCTATGTTAAAGCGGCATTGGTTTCCAGACGTTTACCTTCATCACTTCAAATTGATATTATCGAAAGGAAACCGGTCGCATATATCTCACAAAGCGGCAAGCCACTTTCTGCCACAGATAGAGAAGGCACGCTGCTTCCTTTAGGAACAGGAATTTTATTGGGAAGTTTGCCTGTAATTACTGGGATTGAAGATCTCCCAAACGACGTAGGAAAACTCATAAAAAGCGATCGTGTAACTAAAGCAATTGATTTGCTGATGTCAAATCAAAAGATAAGCACTGCCTATTATCAAAGTTTTTCTGAGGTTCATTATGATCCAAAAACAGGATATGTTTTATACTTCAATGATGGACGATTTCCTGTTTTATTTGGCCGCGAAAACTTCTCTAAAAAAGCAGAAAAAAATTTTATTTTCATAAATAAAATTAAAAGTGAAAACAGGTATAATAAACTTTCTTATGTGGATCTTCGTTTCGAAGATCAAGTTGTTGCTAATTTTAATTGA
- the murB gene encoding UDP-N-acetylmuramate dehydrogenase: MKTNQWRRDPAFHDLRRMVRGLLVKDRSLQRYTTYKVGGLADIYFEPSGCEDLSIFMNYVSKKNIPFFIIGKGANLLISDAGFRGVVVNLQKGFKELIIDNLTVKVGTGMILWDFLIEMKKKCLGGLERLIGIPGTIGGAVYMNAGAFGSEISDCLISVDVMDLNGKTDTLRKEEILFGYRKGFTDPEKITLGIELLLKPDDCHSISRTMDEIWQRRKSKQPLSYPSAGSVFKRPPGKYAGVLIEQTGLKGIRVGDAVVSTKHANFILNKGRSTAQNIYDLIQIIREKVYKKFGVKLDLENQLVGWSDRGLLKNLD; the protein is encoded by the coding sequence ATGAAAACCAATCAATGGCGCCGTGATCCTGCTTTTCATGATTTAAGAAGAATGGTTCGCGGACTGTTGGTGAAAGATCGGTCATTGCAAAGATATACAACATATAAAGTCGGTGGTCTTGCAGATATTTATTTCGAACCGTCTGGTTGTGAGGATTTAAGTATTTTTATGAATTATGTGTCAAAAAAAAATATTCCATTTTTCATTATAGGTAAAGGCGCTAATCTCCTTATTAGTGACGCAGGTTTTAGAGGTGTTGTCGTTAATTTGCAAAAGGGATTCAAAGAATTGATCATCGACAATCTTACAGTAAAAGTTGGCACTGGAATGATTCTTTGGGATTTCCTCATTGAAATGAAAAAGAAGTGTTTGGGAGGATTGGAGAGATTGATTGGAATTCCCGGGACGATAGGCGGAGCAGTATACATGAATGCAGGAGCTTTTGGAAGTGAAATTTCAGATTGCCTAATTTCTGTGGATGTCATGGATTTAAACGGAAAAACAGACACTTTGCGAAAGGAAGAGATCCTATTTGGTTATCGCAAAGGATTTACCGATCCAGAGAAGATTACACTTGGAATAGAATTATTACTGAAACCGGATGATTGCCATAGCATAAGCAGAACTATGGATGAAATTTGGCAGCGAAGAAAAAGTAAACAACCATTGTCATATCCATCTGCAGGTAGTGTATTCAAAAGACCGCCAGGGAAATATGCCGGTGTATTAATCGAACAAACAGGGCTAAAAGGAATACGGGTTGGTGACGCGGTCGTCTCTACAAAACATGCAAATTTCATTCTCAACAAAGGAAGGTCGACTGCACAAAATATATATGATCTGATTCAGATTATTCGCGAAAAAGTCTATAAAAAATTTGGTGTCAAACTTGATTTGGAAAACCAATTGGTGGGCTGGAGTGATCGTGGTTTATTAAAGAATTTAGATTAA
- the murG gene encoding undecaprenyldiphospho-muramoylpentapeptide beta-N-acetylglucosaminyltransferase — translation MEDKPIRIHFAGGGTAGHLYPALAIAKEFRNRFPNCEIAFWGTKKGIEYRLKDQLGYRLNFIRIRGFKRNLTLENLLIPLEFMASVINLLFQFLRKRPDLVVGSGGYVSLPVVSSAVTLRIPTAIHEQNSFPGASTRLLGKWAKRIYLTYGSSEKYFKHKEKIKVFGNPVRQIDSSVDPFVALQEFAFDSSKKTLFIFGGSQGALKINELMIEIAPQIIQECGIQIIWATGSNHYKKIVETFGDQSGIKLFPFIHRIYSAYAACNLCICRAGATTIAELTYLEVPAILIPFPYATAGHQEYNARDLESKGAAICLLEGDLDADKLFQTIKETINDDAKLSKMKMNMKSLARPNAAHDIVSDLCNTLLFN, via the coding sequence TTGGAAGATAAACCGATTCGAATTCATTTTGCCGGAGGTGGAACAGCAGGACATTTATATCCGGCTTTAGCAATCGCAAAAGAATTTAGAAATCGTTTCCCAAATTGCGAAATAGCATTTTGGGGCACCAAAAAAGGCATCGAATACAGATTGAAAGATCAACTAGGATATCGGCTTAATTTCATTAGAATCAGAGGATTTAAGCGTAACTTGACACTTGAAAATTTGCTAATTCCACTCGAGTTTATGGCTTCAGTTATAAATTTATTATTTCAATTCTTGAGGAAACGACCGGATTTGGTTGTAGGTTCCGGAGGCTACGTTAGCCTCCCGGTTGTATCTTCGGCAGTTACTTTAAGAATTCCGACTGCAATTCATGAGCAGAATAGCTTTCCAGGAGCCTCTACACGATTATTAGGCAAATGGGCAAAGAGGATTTACTTGACTTATGGATCTTCGGAGAAATATTTTAAGCACAAAGAAAAAATAAAAGTTTTCGGTAATCCCGTTAGACAGATTGATTCATCAGTAGATCCGTTTGTAGCATTACAAGAATTCGCTTTTGATTCAAGTAAAAAGACTTTGTTTATTTTTGGAGGAAGTCAAGGTGCTTTAAAAATCAATGAGTTAATGATTGAAATTGCACCTCAAATAATCCAAGAATGTGGCATTCAAATTATCTGGGCAACCGGTTCAAATCATTATAAGAAAATCGTGGAAACTTTTGGTGATCAATCCGGGATTAAGCTCTTCCCATTTATTCATCGAATTTATTCCGCTTATGCTGCCTGCAATCTCTGTATTTGCCGGGCAGGAGCTACAACAATTGCTGAATTAACTTATTTGGAAGTCCCGGCGATTTTAATTCCATTCCCCTATGCAACTGCCGGTCATCAAGAATACAACGCACGAGATTTGGAATCCAAAGGCGCAGCAATTTGTCTGTTGGAAGGCGATCTTGATGCAGACAAACTGTTCCAAACAATTAAAGAGACAATCAATGATGATGCAAAACTTTCAAAAATGAAGATGAATATGAAAAGTTTAGCGAGGCCAAATGCTGCTCATGACATTGTTTCTGATCTATGCAATACTCTCTTATTTAATTGA